CACCGTGCCGTGGCGGGGGCAACGGCCCCTTCTGCGCTGGGTCTCGGTCGCCATGGCCGCGCCTCCTCGGGTCCTCAGCCGCCGCGTCCTCAGCCGCCGCGCGGCAGCCAGCTGAAGCGACGCAGGGCGATCACCAGGCCGGCCAGTCCCCACGCTGCGACGATCAGCAGATCGGTCCAGGCGAAGCCCGCGCCGGTGGTGTGCGGGTTGTAGGCGGTCAGCAACGCCTCGACGAGATGGTGGACGGGGAAGACGTTCCCGACCACCACGAGCCAGTGCGGCAGCACCGAGGAGGCGATGAAGACGCCGGAGATGAAGTACAGCGGCAGCATCACCGCCTGGGTCACCGGCTGGGCCGCGTCCTCGTTGCGGATCACCGAGGTCAGCGCGTAGCCGAGGCAGCAGAACGACAGCGCCCCGAGCACCACCGCGAAGGCCAGCGCCGGGGCGGTCCTGGCGGGGATGTGCGCGCCGTAGGCGGCCCAGCCGATGACCAGCAGCACCAGGGTGATCACGACGGCGACGACGACCGCGGTGAGCGCCCGACCCGCGATGACCGAGGCGGCCGGGACGGGGGTGGCCCGGCGTCGTTTGAGCACCCCGGACTCGCGCTGGGCGGTCACCGAGATCACCAGGTTCACGAAGGACGCGCCGATGATGCCGAGGGTGATGATCCCCGGCACGTAGTAGACGGAGGTGTCGATCGTGCCGCCCGCGACCTTCACCGTGCTGCTGCCGCCGAAGACCGACGCGAAGATCACCAGGAAGAGCACCGGCAGCGCGAGGGTGAAGAAGCGCGACTGCGGATTGCGCAGGAACGCCCGCAGGTCGTAGGGGAACTGGTGCAGGGCGAGCCGGGCCACGTCCCCCGGCGGCGCGCGGTGCGTCGCGGTCGTCACGACGCCTCCTCCCTCTCGGCCACGGCGGCTCTCGCGGACGCGGCGGGCTCCTCCGGCGCGGCGGGCTTGCGGGGCGCGGCGGGCTTCTCCGGTGCGGCCGGCACGGACGGGCCGGTCAGCGCCAGGTAGACGTCCTCAAGGCTGGGACGGCGGACTTCGAGATCGGGCAGATCGTGGCCCCGCTCCTCGGCCCAGCCGATCAGCGGGCCGAGCACGGCGAGCGGGTGGTCGGCCCGGAGCAGCAGCCGCCCGCCCTGGCCATCAGCGGGCCCCGCTTCCGCGAGGGCCGCACGGACGACCGCCGGGAGATCGGCGAGCGCGGTGCGCGGCGGCAGCGTGAAACGGATCTCCGCGGCCGCGCGTTCGCGCCCGCCGATCGTGCCGGGCGTGCCCTCGGCGACGACGAGTCCGTCGGAGATCACCGTCACCCGGTCGGCCAGGTACTCGGCCTCGTCCATGAAGTGCGTGGTCAGGAAGACGGTCACGCCGAGCGCCCGCAGGCCCGCGATCATCTCCCAGGCGGCGCGCCGGGCCGAGGGGTCGAAGCCGGTCGTGGGCTCGTCGAGGAAGAGCAGCTCGGGATCGCCGATCAGCGACAACGCGACGTCCAGACGGCGGCGTTGGCCACCGGAGAGTCGTGTCGCGACGGATTCCGCCTGCTCGGTGAGCCCGACGAGCTCCAGCGTCTCCCCGACCGGGCGCGGCGCCGGGTAGTACCCGGCGTACAGCCGCAGGCACTCGGCCACCGTGAGGTCGCGCTCGGGCTGGGACTCCTGCAGCACCACCCCGATCCGTCCCCGCCAGGCCGGCCCGGCGCGGGCCGGGTCCTCCCCGAGGACCGTCACCTCTCCCGCGGTGCGCCGACGGTAGCCCTCCAGGATCTCCACGGTCGTGGTCTTCCCCGCGCCGTTCGGCCCGAGAAAGGCGAACACCTCGCCGCGTCGCACCCGCAGATCGACGCCCCGTACGGCCTCGAAGGGCCCGTACCGCATCCGCAGCCCGGAGACGTCGATCACCGCGTCCCCGGCCGTCGCCGCGGCCCTCGTTACCGGGGTCATCGCGCCCGGCCTCCGTTCACCGGCTCAGCGCCAGGACCAGATCTTTCCGCCGGCCTTCCCCGACTGGTCCGTCTCCCACTCGAACGCGCCCGCGACCCCGCGCAGGGCGGCGAAGGCGGGCGAGTCGCTCAGGTAGACGATGGAACCGCGCCAGGAGATGGCGCCGCCTTCGGCGAAGACGCCGACGCCGGTGCCCTGCCAACTGGCCGTGGCGCCGTCGGGACTCATGATGATGCCGGTCCCCGTTCCGTACAGCGTGCCGTCGGGACGCAGCGTGCCGACGTAGGTGCCGAGATCGGTGATCGTCACCCCGAGCAGTCGTCCCGAGGCCTGGAACGTGCTCTCGACGGACGGCGGCAGCCCGTGCTCGGACGGGAGGACCCTCTGGGCCGTGATCTGGCCCTGCTCTTCGCCTATCAGGTCGCCAAGCATGGTGTTCCTCCTTGCCTGCTCTCCTGCCCCTCCTCTCAGACTACGCCGGGCCCAACAGCCGCCCCAGGCGAGAAAACCGCTGGCGGCGCGCGGCTCGGGCCCGGCAGGATGATCCGCATGTTCCGGTACGCCATCGCCCAGTTCCCCGCAGTCGCGGGCGCGATGGCCACTGCCCACACTCCGGCAGTCGCGGTCCTCGCAGCCGCCTGCGCAGCCGCTTTCGACGGCGCGCGAAGCTGACCTTCCCCGGGCGCTCCCCCGGGACCTCGGACGGGGAAGGTCGGCCCGTCAACGAGGTCCCGTTCCGTCCTTCACGACTCCCGGAAAAGAAGCAGTCATGGCCAAGCAGGCCTTCGTGCGGACCAAGCCGCACCTGAACATCGGCACCATGGGCCACGTCGACCACGGCAAGACCACCCTGACCGCGGCCATCACCAAGGTGCTGGCCGAGCGCGGCGGCGGCGCGTACGTGCCGTTCGACCGGATCGACCGGGCGCCGGAGGAGGCCGCCCGCGGCATCACCATCAACATCGCGCACGTCGAGTACGAGACGGCCACCCGCCACTACGCGCACGTCGACATGCCGGGCCACGCCGACTTCGTGAAGAACATGATCACGGGCGCGGCCCAGCTGGACGGGGCGATCCTGGTCGTCTCCGCCCACGACGGCGTGATGCCGCAGACCGCGGAGCACGTGCTGCTGGCCCGCCAGGTCGGCGTCGAGCACGTCGTGGTGGCGCTCAACAAGGCCGACGCCGGGGACCCGGAGCTGCTCGACCTGGTCGAGCTGGAGGTCCGCGAGCTGCTGACCGCGCACGGGTACGACGGCGCGGAGCTGCCGGTCGTGCGGGTGTCCGGGCTGCGGGCGCTGGAGGGCGACCCGGTCTGGTCGGCCGCGCTGCTGGAGCTGCTGGACGCGGTGGACGTCCACGTGCCGACGCCGGTCCGCTACACCGACGCACCGTTCCTGATGCCCGTCGAGAACGTGCTGACCATCACCGGTCGCGGCACGGTCGTCACCGGCGCGGTCGAGCGCGGCGTGGTGCGCCTGGGCGACCGGATCGACGTGCTCGGCTTCGGGTCGGAGATCAGCTCCGTGGTCACGGGGGTGGAGACCTTCGGCCGGACCATGGAGAGCGCCGAGGCGGGCGACAACGTCGCGCTGCTGCTGCGCGGTGTTCAGCGCGGTCAGGTGCGGCGCGGGCAGGTGGTCGCCGCGGCGGGCAGCGCCTCCGTGCACAGCGCCTTCACGGCGCGGCTGCACCTGCTCTCCGCGGCGGACGGCGGTCGCCGCACGCCGATCACCAGCGGCTACCGCCCGCAGTTCTACCTGCGGACCGGCGACGTGGTGGGCGACGTGCAGTTGAGCGAGGGCGTGCCGCTGGCGATGCCCGGCGACACGGTCGAGGTGACCGTCTCGCTCGGCCAGGCGGTGCCGCTGGAGGCCGGTCTCGGCTTCGCCGTCCGCGAGGGCGGCCGGACCGTGGCGGCCGGCACGGTCGGCGAGGTCACCGGCTGAGCCGACGGGAGAAAGGACGGCCGGGGTGCGCGGAGCGAGGCTCCGCGCACCCCGGCCGTCCGAGGCGTACCGACGTCAGCTGATCGTGGCGACGAGCTTGCCGTTCTGCACCGCGACCGGGATGGCGGGCAGCGCGGACTGTGCCGGGCCCTGGGCGACGGAGCCGTCGGCCACCTTGAACTGGCTTCCGTGGCACGGGCAGCTGATCACGCCGTTGGCGATTCCGTCGACCACGCAGCCGGCGTGGGTGCAGACGGCGCTGAACGCCTTGTACGTCCCGGCGGTCGGCTGGGTGACGACCACCCGCTCGGAGCGGTAGAGCTTGCCACCGCCGACCGGCACGTCGCTGGTGGGGCCCAGGGTGACCGGGCC
This genomic interval from Streptacidiphilus rugosus AM-16 contains the following:
- a CDS encoding ABC transporter permease yields the protein MTTATHRAPPGDVARLALHQFPYDLRAFLRNPQSRFFTLALPVLFLVIFASVFGGSSTVKVAGGTIDTSVYYVPGIITLGIIGASFVNLVISVTAQRESGVLKRRRATPVPAASVIAGRALTAVVVAVVITLVLLVIGWAAYGAHIPARTAPALAFAVVLGALSFCCLGYALTSVIRNEDAAQPVTQAVMLPLYFISGVFIASSVLPHWLVVVGNVFPVHHLVEALLTAYNPHTTGAGFAWTDLLIVAAWGLAGLVIALRRFSWLPRGG
- a CDS encoding ABC transporter ATP-binding protein, whose protein sequence is MTPVTRAAATAGDAVIDVSGLRMRYGPFEAVRGVDLRVRRGEVFAFLGPNGAGKTTTVEILEGYRRRTAGEVTVLGEDPARAGPAWRGRIGVVLQESQPERDLTVAECLRLYAGYYPAPRPVGETLELVGLTEQAESVATRLSGGQRRRLDVALSLIGDPELLFLDEPTTGFDPSARRAAWEMIAGLRALGVTVFLTTHFMDEAEYLADRVTVISDGLVVAEGTPGTIGGRERAAAEIRFTLPPRTALADLPAVVRAALAEAGPADGQGGRLLLRADHPLAVLGPLIGWAEERGHDLPDLEVRRPSLEDVYLALTGPSVPAAPEKPAAPRKPAAPEEPAASARAAVAEREEAS
- the tuf gene encoding elongation factor Tu yields the protein MAKQAFVRTKPHLNIGTMGHVDHGKTTLTAAITKVLAERGGGAYVPFDRIDRAPEEAARGITINIAHVEYETATRHYAHVDMPGHADFVKNMITGAAQLDGAILVVSAHDGVMPQTAEHVLLARQVGVEHVVVALNKADAGDPELLDLVELEVRELLTAHGYDGAELPVVRVSGLRALEGDPVWSAALLELLDAVDVHVPTPVRYTDAPFLMPVENVLTITGRGTVVTGAVERGVVRLGDRIDVLGFGSEISSVVTGVETFGRTMESAEAGDNVALLLRGVQRGQVRRGQVVAAAGSASVHSAFTARLHLLSAADGGRRTPITSGYRPQFYLRTGDVVGDVQLSEGVPLAMPGDTVEVTVSLGQAVPLEAGLGFAVREGGRTVAAGTVGEVTG
- a CDS encoding Rieske (2Fe-2S) protein; the encoded protein is MSTEIAPAVESAGCCRRSVLRGAAAAGIAGAGVVALAACSGSSGAATAKGPVTLGPTSDVPVGGGKLYRSERVVVTQPTAGTYKAFSAVCTHAGCVVDGIANGVISCPCHGSQFKVADGSVAQGPAQSALPAIPVAVQNGKLVATIS